From the genome of Bos taurus isolate L1 Dominette 01449 registration number 42190680 breed Hereford chromosome 2, ARS-UCD2.0, whole genome shotgun sequence, one region includes:
- the LOC132342936 gene encoding protein kish-A-like translates to MSAIFNFQSLLAVILLLICTYAYIRFLAPSLLDRNKTGLLGIFWKCARIGERKSPYVAVC, encoded by the coding sequence ATGTCTGCCATTTTCAATTTTCAGAGTCTGTTGGCTGTAATCTTGCTGCTTATATGTACCTATGCTTATATCCGATTCTTGGCACCCAGCCTCCTGGACAGAAATAAAACTGGGTTGTTGGGTATATTTTGGAAGTGTGCCAGAATTGGTGAACGGAAGAGTCCTTATGTTGCAGTGTGCTGA